The following proteins are co-located in the Dyadobacter chenwenxiniae genome:
- a CDS encoding polysaccharide deacetylase family protein: MYLSKYPICLFLISVLLVTPQWASAQKEPFKWPEGKKIALSLSFDDARASQATTGIPFLNQYDVKGTFYLVPSAAEKQLAGWKKAVASGQEIGNHSVNHPCSGNFAWARANALESYTLEKMRTELIDANKRIEQLLGVKPEVFAYPCGGTFVGRGVNTKSYIPVVAELFLTGRGWLDEGPNDPEFGDFAQLTGMEMDGKDFEQILPLIEQTRANGQWLVLAGHEMGESGGQTTRLSMLKKLIEYAKDPANGIWIAPVGTVARYIKNNRKQPE, translated from the coding sequence ATGTATCTGTCTAAGTACCCAATTTGCCTGTTTCTGATCTCGGTTTTGTTGGTTACTCCCCAATGGGCTTCCGCGCAAAAAGAGCCTTTCAAATGGCCGGAGGGAAAGAAGATTGCGCTCAGCTTGTCATTTGATGATGCCCGCGCAAGCCAGGCTACAACCGGAATTCCGTTTTTGAACCAATATGATGTAAAAGGGACGTTTTACCTGGTGCCCTCCGCCGCTGAAAAGCAGCTTGCCGGCTGGAAGAAAGCAGTTGCGAGTGGGCAGGAAATCGGAAATCATTCGGTCAATCACCCTTGTTCGGGAAACTTTGCCTGGGCCAGGGCGAATGCATTGGAAAGTTATACTTTGGAAAAAATGAGAACGGAGCTCATTGATGCCAACAAACGCATTGAGCAGTTGCTCGGCGTGAAACCGGAAGTTTTCGCGTACCCCTGCGGCGGTACTTTTGTGGGAAGAGGCGTGAACACAAAGAGCTATATTCCGGTTGTGGCGGAGCTTTTCCTCACTGGTCGGGGCTGGCTCGATGAAGGGCCGAATGATCCTGAATTTGGAGATTTTGCCCAGCTTACCGGCATGGAAATGGACGGAAAGGATTTTGAACAGATACTTCCCCTGATCGAACAGACACGGGCGAATGGGCAATGGCTTGTGCTCGCCGGTCACGAAATGGGCGAAAGCGGCGGACAAACGACCCGATTATCGATGCTGAAAAAACTCATCGAATACGCCAAAGATCCTGCCAACGGAATCTGGATTGCTCCTGTGGGTACGGTGGCTAGGTATATTAAAAATAACAGAAAGCAGCCGGAGTAA